The following proteins come from a genomic window of Enterobacter chengduensis:
- a CDS encoding MFS transporter: MSRTTTIDIDPASDINDLPSALQPVQFIKRGTPQFMRVTLALFSAGLATFALLYCVQPILPVLSHEFGVSPASSSVSLSISTAMLAIGLLFTGPLSDAIGRKPVMVTALMLASVCTLLSTMMTSWHGILVMRALIGLSLSGVAAVGMTYLSEEIHPSFVAFSMGLYISGNSIGGMSGRLLSGVFTDFFSWRIALAVIGCFALASALMFWKILPESRHFRPTSLRPKTLFINLRLHWRDKGLPRLFLMGFLLMGAFVTLFNYIGYRLMLSPWHLNQAVVGLLSVAYLTGTWSSPKAGAMTARFGRGPVMLVFTAVMLLGLLLTLFSSLWLIFAGMLLFSAGFFAAHSVASSWIGPRARRAKGQASSLYLFSYYLGSSIAGTLGGVFWHHYGWNGVGGFIALMLCAALLVGASLHQRLR, encoded by the coding sequence GTGAGTCGTACAACTACCATTGATATCGATCCGGCAAGCGATATCAATGATTTACCTTCAGCATTGCAGCCGGTTCAGTTCATTAAACGCGGTACCCCACAATTCATGCGCGTCACGCTGGCGCTCTTTTCCGCCGGTCTGGCCACCTTCGCCCTGCTCTATTGCGTTCAGCCGATCCTGCCCGTTCTCTCCCATGAGTTTGGCGTATCGCCTGCCAGCAGCAGCGTTTCTCTCTCTATTTCAACCGCGATGCTGGCAATTGGCCTGCTCTTTACCGGGCCGCTGTCCGACGCCATTGGCCGTAAACCGGTGATGGTGACCGCCCTGATGCTGGCCTCGGTCTGTACGCTACTCTCGACCATGATGACCAGCTGGCACGGCATTCTGGTGATGCGCGCGCTGATTGGGCTGTCGCTCAGCGGCGTGGCGGCGGTCGGGATGACCTATCTCAGCGAAGAGATCCACCCGAGCTTTGTTGCCTTCTCGATGGGGCTTTACATCAGCGGGAACTCGATCGGCGGAATGAGCGGACGCCTGCTGAGCGGGGTATTCACGGACTTCTTTAGCTGGCGAATTGCGCTGGCGGTGATTGGGTGTTTCGCGCTGGCCTCCGCGCTGATGTTCTGGAAAATCCTGCCGGAATCGCGCCATTTCCGCCCGACGTCCCTGCGCCCGAAAACGCTGTTTATCAACCTCCGCCTGCACTGGCGCGACAAAGGGCTGCCGCGCCTGTTTCTGATGGGCTTCCTGCTGATGGGCGCCTTCGTCACGCTGTTTAACTATATAGGCTATCGCCTGATGCTCTCACCGTGGCATTTGAACCAGGCTGTTGTCGGTCTACTCTCGGTTGCCTATTTGACCGGCACGTGGAGCTCACCAAAAGCCGGGGCGATGACCGCACGCTTCGGACGCGGCCCGGTCATGCTGGTCTTCACGGCGGTGATGCTGCTCGGCCTGCTGCTGACGCTCTTCTCCTCCCTGTGGCTGATTTTTGCCGGGATGCTGCTCTTTTCCGCGGGCTTCTTCGCCGCCCACTCGGTTGCCAGCAGCTGGATTGGCCCGCGCGCCCGTCGCGCCAAAGGCCAGGCGTCGTCGCTGTATCTGTTTAGCTATTATCTTGGCTCCAGCATCGCCGGGACCCTCGGCGGCGTGTTCTGGCATCACTACGGCTGGAACGGCGTGGGCGGGTTTATCGCGCTGATGCTCTGTGCCGCGCTGCTGGTGGGGGCAAGTCTGCATCAGCGCTTGAGATAA